CGCCAGTATGTCTACGACCATCCCCACACCGTCGCGGGACTGGTCACCCTGGGTACGTCCCATCACGGGTCTCCCTTGGCCACGGATTTTGATTGGGCCAGTTTCTTTCTCGGGGCGGGGGCGGCGATGGACAATTTGCGCCCCGAATGGGTGGAGGACTTCAACCGGCGCTGTCCGGTGAAGAATGCCCCCTTCTACGGCGGCGGGAAGATGTACACGATCCGCGGGGATTCGGACGGGAAGATCTGGGAATGGGGGGTGATGGGTGAAATCTACCTGGGCTGGCACACCCTCCACAAAAAACACGGCACGGACAGCGACGGTCTGGTGCCCCGTGAATCCGCGGTGATCGACGGCGCCGAGCATATCGCCGACTTCCCGGACTACCATCACCTGGATCTGGTGACCCGGGAGGAAGTGGCGAAAAAGGCGGCGGAAGTCTTGCCATGACAGCGGAACTGCTGATCCATTTCCTATCGATTGTTTGTCAACCAACGGTCGCCCCCTTGCGGGCGACTCTTTTTTCTTTTCCGGACTAGAGATGGATCGCAATCTGCTCGATATAGATTCACGGGGTACCAAGGTAACATGAACAGCCTCAGTGAGATGAATAAGGACGTATTGGAGGATGTCGTGCTGAAAATCATCTCCCTTTCCCTGTTTTCTCATAAGGAAAACCGGTTTTTTTATTTCCTGGATCCTGTTATCCCTTGCCGCTTTAATATAATTAAAATCCTTTATATTTACATTCAAATATAAATAATCATATAATAAGAAAAAGAGTCTTCCCTTTCCAGTCGACTGTCCTTTTCGGTCGGAGGGCATCGGTTTGAAAATTCGCGGGAGGGATGGAGATGGTGAAGGGAATTCGTCTGCTCGCCATCGCGTTGCTGCTGTTTTTGTGCGTCCTGCCGGGAAATGCCGATGCGTCGGAGAAGCAGTTCGATCTGGTTCTCGTCCACGGTCTGACCAACAAGCACCGTTGGAGCGACGGTTTCCTCCGGGCTCTGGTGAATGAATGGGGTTCCGGAAACGTCTACGTGATCTACACCAATGAATCCATGCAGGTAAGCAAGCGTGCCATAGACGGGAAAACCGTGACCTTTATCGGGAAAAACGATTTTACCGCCGGGGATGACAGCGTGGAGGACCAGGCGAGAATGATGGCGGAGAAGATTGAGGTGCTCCAGCGGGACCACGGCCTCAGCGCGCAGTTCAACATCATCGCCCACAGCATGGGAGGGCTCGTCTCGCGCCAGTACATCTACGACCATCCCAACACCGTCGCGGGGCTGGTCACCCTGGGCACGCCCCATCACGGGTCTCCCTTGGCCACGGATTTTGACTGGATCAGCTTCTTTATCGGAGCGGAGGCGGCGATGGACAATTTGCGCCCCGAATGGGTGGAGGATTTCAACCGGCGCTGTCCCGTGGAGGGGTCTCCCCTTTATGATGGCGGGAAGATGTACACGATCCGCGGGGATTCGGACGGGAAGATCTGGGAGTGGGGGGCTATGGGCGAACTCTTTGTGGGCTGGCACACCCTTCACAAAAAACACGGCACGGACAGCGACGGTCTGGTGCCCCATGATTCCGCGGTGATCGACGGCGCCGAGCACATCGCCGACTTCCCGGACTACCATCACCTGGATCTGGTGACCCGGGAGGAAGTGGCGAAAAAGGCGGCGGAAGTCTTGCGGTAATGACGGACTGCTGACCCATTTCCATCGTTTGTCGATGAGGCGGTCGCCCCCTTGCGGGCGGCTTTTTTTTGTTTTCCGGACCGAACAACTGCTTTCAGGGGTTGACCGGCCAAGCTACTCTATGTTATTGTATAGCAGTAGTCAACATTATTGATTACCAATCACGTTGAGTACCGTGGGGGTGGAGCTCTCTGAAAAGCCTCAGCGAGATGTACAAGGGCGTGTTGGAGGGCGTCGTGCTGGAGATCATCAGCCGCGGCGAAACCTACGGATATGAGATCGCCAAGAAGCTGCACCAGATGGGGTTTGAGGGGCTGGCGGAACAGACGGTGTACGCCCTGCTTTTGCGCCTTGAAAAGAACAGGTTGGTTCACATCACCAAAAAGCCGTCGGAGATGGGGCCGCCCAGGAAGTTTTACCGGCTCAACGAACGGGGGGTTGAGGAACTGGCCGCCTTTTGGGCCAGGTGGGACTATCTGAGCGGGTGCATTCAAAATTTGAGAAACAGCGGGAGGGATGACGGTGACCTTCAGTCAGGAAATCAAGGATAAAATGGTTCAATTTGCAAAGGAGCAGTCCCAGTATTACCTGGACGAAGCCGAGATGACCTACCTGGAGAAGCTGCGGTGGAAAACCGGGCAAACCCGGAGCAAGATCGCGGCGAAACTGGAAAAGTTTAAGGGACGCTCGGAAACAGCCCTGGAAGCGCAAAACGACCTGCTTCTCTACATGAGCGACTACATGAAGGATTTGATGGAAAAGGGCCTTTCCGAGGAGGAAGCCTTCGAGCGGGCAAAGGAAGAGCTGGAGTATCGCAGCGAAAGCGAAAGGTCTGCCGATTTGCACGAGCGGTTTGCGAGATACTATGAGATGCGGGACCCTGCCGAATATGAAGCGATCGGCCTGTTCTATGCCGGATTTCTGTTTTTCGGGGTTTCCATCGGCGCCCTGATCGGATATCTCGGCGGAGGAGGGCGGGAGATGTTTCTCACCGACGGTTGGATCGACACGGCCATCGGCGCCGCCGTCGGGGCTGTCATCGGATTGGGGGCGGGGCTGATCAGCAATGCCGTGATTGTGTTGAAGAAAAAATAATCCGGGGGAATCAAGGCCATTTGTGGAAAGACCTTCGGCGCGCCCCTTGTCCTTCACAGGTTTGCACACCGCCCGTTTTTTGCGGTTTTGTACGCCAAAGAGGGACAAATTTGGCTCCAGCCCCTTGACAGGCTTCGTTTTATCCTGTAAAATCTGATGCCAACAATCGATTTTCCTGAAGCGCCGATGATAGGAGAAGTACCCGTCCACCGGGCAGTCAGAGAGGGAGCGTCGCGGGCTGGAAGCGTTCCTCTGCAACGAGGCGGGGAAAGACACCTGGAGGTTCCGGAGCGAAATCCCTGCGGGGGCAGTAGATCCGGACGTCTGCCGGACGATACCCGGCCCAGAGCGGGAGGCGCCTTCCGAAGTGGAATTGCGCTTCCAATAAGGGTGGCACCACGGGTGATTGTTTTGTTAACCAATCTCTCGTCCCTGACAGTAAGGTCAGTGGCGGGAGATTTTTAATTTGAAGAGAGGTGGCAGGTGCGATGAATTTTCGCGTGCCCCGTGGAACGGCGGATATTTTGCCCGGAGAAGTGGAACAGTGGCGGTATTTGGAGGATAAGGCGCGGGATCTTTGCCGGAGATATCACTTCTCGGAAGTCCGCACCCCCATCTTCGAATACACGGAACTTTTCCAGCGGGGTGTGGGGGAGACGACCGACATTGTGGAAAAAGAGATGTACACTTTCTCCGACCGCGCCGGGCGAAGCCTCACCCTCCGGCCCGAGGGGACGGCGCCGGTGGTCCGGGCCTTTGTGGAGAACAAGGTGTACGCCCAATCCCAGCCGACCAAG
This genomic interval from Planifilum fimeticola contains the following:
- a CDS encoding PadR family transcriptional regulator; this encodes MYKGVLEGVVLEIISRGETYGYEIAKKLHQMGFEGLAEQTVYALLLRLEKNRLVHITKKPSEMGPPRKFYRLNERGVEELAAFWARWDYLSGCIQNLRNSGRDDGDLQSGNQG
- a CDS encoding glycine zipper family protein, with amino-acid sequence MTFSQEIKDKMVQFAKEQSQYYLDEAEMTYLEKLRWKTGQTRSKIAAKLEKFKGRSETALEAQNDLLLYMSDYMKDLMEKGLSEEEAFERAKEELEYRSESERSADLHERFARYYEMRDPAEYEAIGLFYAGFLFFGVSIGALIGYLGGGGREMFLTDGWIDTAIGAAVGAVIGLGAGLISNAVIVLKKK
- a CDS encoding esterase/lipase family protein, producing the protein MVKVKGVRVRLLAIVSLLFLCVLPGNADASEKRFDLVLVHGLTNIHRWSDGFLRVLVNEWGSGNVYVIYTNESMQVNKRAIDGKTVTFIGKNDFTAGDDSVEDQARMMAEKIEVLQRDHGLSPQFNIIAHSMGGLVSRQYVYDHPHTVAGLVTLGTSHHGSPLATDFDWASFFLGAGAAMDNLRPEWVEDFNRRCPVKNAPFYGGGKMYTIRGDSDGKIWEWGVMGEIYLGWHTLHKKHGTDSDGLVPRESAVIDGAEHIADFPDYHHLDLVTREEVAKKAAEVLP
- a CDS encoding alpha/beta fold hydrolase, with the protein product MVKGIRLLAIALLLFLCVLPGNADASEKQFDLVLVHGLTNKHRWSDGFLRALVNEWGSGNVYVIYTNESMQVSKRAIDGKTVTFIGKNDFTAGDDSVEDQARMMAEKIEVLQRDHGLSAQFNIIAHSMGGLVSRQYIYDHPNTVAGLVTLGTPHHGSPLATDFDWISFFIGAEAAMDNLRPEWVEDFNRRCPVEGSPLYDGGKMYTIRGDSDGKIWEWGAMGELFVGWHTLHKKHGTDSDGLVPHDSAVIDGAEHIADFPDYHHLDLVTREEVAKKAAEVLR